The following proteins come from a genomic window of Chiroxiphia lanceolata isolate bChiLan1 chromosome 16, bChiLan1.pri, whole genome shotgun sequence:
- the AMZ1 gene encoding archaemetzincin-1 isoform X2 — MLQCKHAQEFSFGPRALKDALISTNPALQELYAKAFSRAEKLFLSEAYNPQRTLFCSLLIRTAFDWILSHPDAPEDFETFYHAMLRRKQNFYRKHIYLQPIDLIEGPAGLSLLDSLQSCVESFFLGLRVKCLPSIPVSSIHCCFRHSRDSDRVQLHADGILNFLKNNKPMDALCVLGLTLLDLYPCETWSFTFSKFLPGQEVGVCSFARFSGDFPQAGCSSLNPPTQKEELCEVLKESRDRTLQFSAQEMVQCCKVTCHEICHLMGLGTCRWLQCIMQGALSLDEALLRPLEPCPICLRKLQHVVGFKLIERYRLLIPA, encoded by the exons ATGCTGCAGTGCAAACACGCCCAGGAGTTCAGCTTCGGGCCCCGCGCGCTGAAGGACGCGCTGATCTCCACCAACCCCGCCCTGCAGGAGCTCTATGCCAAGGCCTTCTCCAGGGCGGAGAAGCTGTTCCTCTCCGAGGCCTACAACCCCCAGAGGACGCTGTTCTGCTCGCTGCTCATCCGCACGGCCTTCGACTGGATCCTCAGCCACCCCGATGCCCCCGAGGACTTCGAGACGTTCTACCACGCCatgctgaggaggaagcagaactTCTACCGAAAGCACATCTACCTGCAGCCTATAG ACTTAATCGAAGGGCCTGCTGGGCTCTCGCTGCTGGATTCCCTCCAGAGCTGTGTCGAGTCTTTCTTCCTGGGTCTCCGTGTGAAGTGCCTTCCCTCCATCCCCGTCTCTTCCATTCACTGCTGCTTCCGCCACAGCCGGGACTCCGACAGGGTGCAGCTCCACGCAG ATGGGATCCTGAATTTCCTGAAGAACAACAAGCCAATGGATGCCCTGTGCGTCCTTGGACTCACTCTGCTGGATCTTTATCCATGTGAGACCTGGAGCTTCACATTCAGCAAATTCCTGCCAGGACAAG AAGTGGGAGTCTGCAGCTTTGCCAGGTTTTCTGGGGATTTTCCCCAGGCTGGTTGTAGCAGCTTGAACCCACCCACACAGAAGGAAGAGTTGTGTGAAGTCCTCAAGGAGAGCAGAGACCGGACGCTGCAGTTCAGTGCCCAGGAGATGGTCCAGTGCTGTAAG GTGACCTGTCACGAGATCTGCCACCTGATGGGGCTGGGGACGTGCCGCTGGCTGCAGTGCATCATGCAGGGAGCGCTGAGCCTGGACGAGGCCCTGCTGCGGCCCCTGGAGCCGTGTCCCATCTGcctgaggaagctgcagcacGTCGTGGGCTTCAAACTCATCGAGCGCTACAGG